From a region of the Mytilus galloprovincialis chromosome 3, xbMytGall1.hap1.1, whole genome shotgun sequence genome:
- the LOC143067429 gene encoding uncharacterized protein LOC143067429 gives MHVLRSVCRCGLHSQGLIKQLTMGKPFWITNMYSASSKQGVYVQVRNLGTKDEVDENVKKFRSGNYETIPDPQRLQHFKKSLEKVTTTSKDETPPIGANALPHPIWSEEEVHNVEVTHKPPEGKVDKMAYYTVKLMRGTFDTLSGFNRGERNESKWVLRICFLETVAGVPGMVAAMLRHLSSLRRMQRDYGWIHTLLEEAENERMHLMTALQLRKPTKIFRLGVVVSQGAFVTMFSLAYLISPRFCHRFVGYLEEEAVVTYTKCVQDIHNGSMEHWKTQPAPESAITYWKLPDDAKMLDVILAIRADEAHHRVVNHTLASLKEDDYNPYKPGE, from the exons ATGCATGTTTTAAGGAGCGTTTGTAGGTGTGGTTTACACAGCCAGGgattaattaaacaattaacaatgGGGAAACCTTTTTGGATAACCAATATGTACTCAGCTTCGTCAAAACAG gGAGTATATGTCCAAGTAAGGAATTTAGGTACAAAGGACGAGGTTGACGAAAACGTGAAGAAATTCAGGTCTGGAAATTATGAAACAATTCCAGATCCTCAACGTTTGCAGCACTTTAA GAAAAGCCTAGAAAAAGTTACAACAACATCCAAAGATGAAACTCCTCCGATTGGAGCCAATGCATTACCTCATCCAATATG GTCTGAAGAAGAAGTCCACAATGTTGAAGTCACACATAAACCTCCAGAGGGTAAAGTTGACAAG ATGGCCTATTATACTGTAAAATTAATGAGAGGAACTTTTGATACACTGAGTGGTTTCAACAGAGGGGAAAGAAACGAAAGCAAATGGGTCCT aCGGATTTGTTTCTTAGAAACAGTTGCTGGTGTCCCGGGTATGGTGGCTGCCATGTTAAGACATTTAAGTTCTTTAAGACGCATGCAAAGAGATTATGGTTGGATCCACACACTTCTAG AAGAAGCAGAGAATGAAAGAATGCACCTTATGACAGCATTACAGCTACGTAAACCAACAAAGATATTCAGATTAGGCGTGGTTGTATCACAGG GTGCTTTCGTAACCATGTTTAGTTTAGCTTATTTGATTAGTCCTAGATTTTGCCACAGATTTGTTGGGTACTTAGAAGAAGAAGCAGTGGTTACATACACTAAATGTGTGCag GATATACATAATGGTTCCATGGAACATTGGAAGACACAACCTGCTCCAGAATCTGCTATCACTTACTGGAAATTACCG GATGACGCCAAGATGTTAGATGTGATCCTTGCCATTCGTGCAGATGAGGCTCACCACAGGGTAGTCAACCACACTCTAGCTTCATTAAAGGAAGATGACTACAATCCATATAAACCAGGGGAATGA